Proteins co-encoded in one Gemmatimonadota bacterium genomic window:
- a CDS encoding D-aminoacylase: MSPRLSRIATFAVLTLTGCAVEERPGASDEAASSTVHYDLIIEGGWIVDGTGNAAYPGDVAVLGDRIATVTAPGMLAEAVAATRIDANGRIVAPGFIDIQSHSRGSFVGDGDGRVVSKVTMGVTTEIMGESTSNGPVTDSVLVQAGEDAGRTVFSTFGDWMEAMEEHGASVNFGSFVGATTIRIYGMGHDMGAAGPEQLERMREAVRESMEDGAFGIGSALIYPPGNFASTEELVAINEAAAPYGGVYITHLRSEADGLLEAMDEAIRIGVEAGVPVEIYHLKAAGRRNWHKAALAVAKIDSARAAGIDVQANMYPYTAGSTGLTACFPPWASAGNRLMERLADPEERARIREEMENPSGTWEDLCGLSTPEGTLIVGLDKPENERYVGSYLSEIAADMGKDWIETAFDLVASEEQRVGTVYFMMSEENVAMQMAQEWMKFGTDAGGWDPEGATGLTHPRAYGTFSRILGRYAREEGVLSLEEAVRKMTSAVATRIGIRDRGLVVPGYFADLVVFDPETVADHATYTEPHQLSSGVDHVFVNGVAVVENGVHTDAMPGRPVRGRGWRGR, from the coding sequence CACCGGCTGCGCCGTGGAGGAACGCCCCGGGGCCTCCGACGAGGCTGCGAGCTCGACGGTTCACTACGACCTGATAATCGAGGGAGGCTGGATCGTCGACGGCACCGGCAATGCGGCCTACCCCGGCGACGTGGCCGTCCTCGGAGACCGGATCGCGACCGTCACCGCTCCCGGCATGCTCGCCGAGGCCGTGGCGGCCACTCGCATAGACGCGAACGGCAGGATCGTGGCTCCCGGCTTCATCGACATCCAGAGCCACTCGCGCGGGAGCTTCGTCGGCGACGGCGACGGCCGGGTCGTCTCGAAGGTCACCATGGGCGTGACCACGGAGATCATGGGCGAGTCCACGAGCAACGGTCCCGTGACCGACTCGGTGCTCGTACAGGCTGGCGAAGACGCGGGCCGCACGGTCTTCTCCACCTTCGGCGATTGGATGGAGGCGATGGAGGAGCACGGCGCGAGCGTCAACTTCGGCTCCTTCGTAGGCGCGACCACCATCCGCATCTACGGCATGGGCCACGACATGGGCGCCGCAGGGCCGGAACAGCTCGAGCGGATGCGAGAAGCCGTGCGCGAGTCGATGGAGGACGGCGCATTCGGCATCGGCTCCGCCCTGATCTACCCGCCTGGCAACTTCGCCTCCACCGAAGAGCTCGTCGCCATCAACGAGGCCGCCGCACCCTACGGCGGCGTCTACATCACCCACCTCCGTTCGGAAGCGGACGGCTTGCTGGAGGCGATGGACGAGGCCATCCGCATCGGAGTTGAGGCGGGGGTGCCGGTGGAAATCTACCACCTCAAGGCCGCAGGACGGCGGAACTGGCACAAGGCCGCGCTGGCGGTGGCGAAGATCGATTCGGCCCGGGCGGCAGGCATTGACGTCCAGGCCAACATGTACCCGTATACCGCCGGATCGACGGGACTCACCGCCTGCTTCCCGCCTTGGGCTTCGGCGGGGAACCGGCTTATGGAAAGGCTCGCCGATCCCGAAGAACGCGCACGCATAAGGGAGGAGATGGAGAACCCCAGCGGCACGTGGGAGGACCTCTGCGGTCTATCCACTCCCGAAGGGACCTTGATCGTCGGCCTGGACAAGCCCGAGAACGAGCGCTACGTGGGCAGCTATCTCTCCGAGATCGCGGCGGACATGGGTAAGGACTGGATCGAGACCGCCTTCGACCTCGTGGCGAGCGAGGAGCAGCGAGTGGGCACGGTCTACTTCATGATGAGCGAAGAGAACGTCGCCATGCAGATGGCACAGGAGTGGATGAAGTTCGGCACCGACGCCGGCGGCTGGGACCCGGAGGGGGCCACCGGCCTGACCCACCCGCGGGCCTACGGCACGTTCTCGCGCATACTTGGGAGGTACGCGCGCGAAGAGGGCGTGCTCTCGCTCGAGGAAGCGGTGCGCAAGATGACCTCCGCCGTCGCCACCCGCATCGGGATCCGCGACCGGGGGCTCGTCGTGCCGGGCTACTTCGCCGACCTCGTGGTCTTCGATCCCGAGACCGTCGCGGACCACGCCACCTACACCGAGCCGCACCAGCTCTCCAGCGGAGTCGATCACGTCTTCGTGAACGGGGTGGCCGTGGTCGAGAACGGCGTACACACCGACGCCATGCCGGGCCGACCGGTCCGGGGGAGGGGGTGGAGGGGGCGGTAG
- a CDS encoding YpdA family putative bacillithiol disulfide reductase, whose protein sequence is MERFDLVVVGAGPCGIAAGVAARRAGLSCVLYDRGCITNSLIGYPYYMTFFSTAVMLEVGNVPFTIPNPKPTRREALAYYRRVVRHWDLEVRQYEEVSRVGGSAGAFTVDTKTGDGEERRVSAGAVVFATGGFHGPNLLGVPGEDLAKVRHHYHEPYPYYDREVVVVGAGNSAVEAALELFRNGARVTMVHFSDKVDRGVKPWVVPDIENRLRNREISVHWRSRITEIRPSSVVLRREDTGEAEEIDNDFVLALTGWKADHAPLRSLGVAIDEATDVPIHDPSTMETDVGGIYLAGVIAAGHDANKIFIENGREHGELIVRHLMSGPLAASS, encoded by the coding sequence ATGGAGCGATTCGATCTCGTCGTCGTCGGTGCCGGACCCTGCGGCATCGCCGCCGGAGTCGCCGCCCGGCGAGCAGGGCTGAGCTGCGTGCTCTACGACCGCGGCTGCATCACCAACTCGCTGATCGGCTACCCTTACTATATGACCTTCTTTTCCACGGCGGTCATGCTCGAAGTCGGGAACGTGCCCTTCACCATCCCGAACCCGAAACCGACGCGGCGCGAGGCTCTGGCCTACTACCGACGAGTGGTCCGGCACTGGGATCTCGAGGTACGGCAGTACGAAGAGGTCTCACGGGTCGGCGGAAGCGCCGGCGCCTTCACCGTGGACACGAAAACCGGCGACGGAGAGGAGCGACGGGTCTCAGCCGGCGCAGTGGTGTTCGCCACCGGCGGATTTCACGGTCCCAACCTTCTGGGAGTGCCGGGGGAAGACCTGGCCAAGGTGCGTCATCATTACCACGAGCCTTACCCATACTACGACCGAGAGGTGGTCGTCGTGGGAGCCGGAAATTCGGCGGTCGAGGCCGCGCTAGAACTCTTCCGCAACGGTGCGCGGGTCACGATGGTGCACTTCAGCGACAAGGTCGACCGAGGCGTAAAGCCGTGGGTGGTGCCGGACATTGAAAACCGTCTCCGTAACCGCGAAATATCGGTTCACTGGCGCAGCCGGATAACGGAGATCCGACCGAGTTCGGTGGTTTTACGTCGCGAAGACACCGGTGAAGCGGAAGAGATCGACAACGACTTCGTGCTGGCTCTGACCGGCTGGAAGGCCGATCACGCCCCGCTCCGCTCACTGGGCGTCGCGATAGACGAGGCGACCGACGTCCCCATCCACGACCCGAGCACGATGGAGACCGACGTCGGGGGCATCTACCTGGCGGGCGTGATCGCAGCGGGGCACGACGCCAACAAGATCTTCATCGAGAACGGCAGGGAGCACGGCGAGCTGATCGTCCGACACCTGATGTCCGGCCCACTAGCCGCTAGCAGTTAG
- a CDS encoding carbohydrate binding family 9 domain-containing protein, which yields MNIARSAWALLGALGLSVLTAPGFALAAQLESDAAAGAGSASAVPLTAHRLDDEQIFLDGRIVESAWNRALSITDFTQQEPVEGAEPTEPTEIKVAYDSDNLYIAAILYDDPEGIIAYQRERDAYLSTDDRFMWILDTFKDGRTGYFFETNANGMMGDAIMTGGGGGGGGGGRGGGGRAWDGIWEVRTARRDDGWSLEVRIPFRTLNFDPSADEWGINFQRTIRRKNEEILWRGWRRNEGLRRPVFAGTLSGLSGLSQGLGLEVVPSAIGSWKSIPGGGDPTSYPRDVSFDLNYSVTPSLRSSLSINTDFAEVESDQRRVNLTRFPLRFPERRGFFLEGSGVFTFAPRSGPSPFFSRNIGLRHGQQVPIRFGTRATGQIGGTEVGFFQVGTGDLDYLSDEAPVHVDAEQFTVARLRQPFFEQSTIGGIYTRRDPGGEAGVVGHTAGVDIQLASRNFLGDNNAEMEAFVVWNSNPDASVSRSFGDLSARGLRVNFPNDIWSGHVSYREFGDDYDPTLGFVTRNNFRRIEPRIGWSPRPEAIGAIRNLGFDVQFRSLWGMGEGGVLEERQWEFGVVEFNLESGDNIDFEITNTYEFLDYSFDVNDGVSILPGEYDLWRYEIGARTASRRKVSLFGNLNWGEFWDGDRWGGFARVSVRPNPGVTVATNIQYNNVTLPRGSFTANVYELETDLNPSPWVAVSTQLQYDDVSQLVGLFARLRWIVKPGNDVYLVYTHNWQNLGTGVLNHRELTTLSRGASIKANYTYRF from the coding sequence ATGAACATTGCACGCTCAGCTTGGGCCCTCCTCGGGGCGCTCGGCCTCTCGGTGCTCACCGCGCCCGGCTTCGCCCTTGCGGCTCAGCTCGAATCCGACGCGGCGGCCGGCGCCGGCAGTGCGAGCGCGGTCCCGCTCACAGCTCACCGACTTGACGACGAACAGATCTTTCTCGACGGACGCATCGTGGAATCGGCATGGAACCGAGCGCTCTCCATCACCGACTTCACCCAGCAGGAACCCGTCGAAGGCGCCGAACCCACCGAGCCCACCGAGATCAAGGTCGCGTACGACTCGGACAACCTCTACATCGCTGCGATCCTCTACGACGACCCGGAAGGGATCATCGCCTACCAGCGGGAACGGGACGCGTACCTGTCCACGGACGACCGCTTCATGTGGATCCTCGACACCTTCAAGGACGGACGCACCGGGTACTTCTTCGAGACCAACGCGAACGGCATGATGGGCGACGCGATCATGACCGGCGGTGGCGGCGGTGGTGGCGGCGGCGGACGCGGCGGCGGCGGACGCGCTTGGGACGGCATCTGGGAGGTGCGAACCGCTCGCCGGGACGATGGCTGGTCGCTCGAGGTGCGCATCCCGTTCCGCACGCTCAACTTCGATCCCTCGGCCGACGAGTGGGGGATCAACTTCCAGCGCACGATCCGACGCAAGAACGAGGAGATACTCTGGCGGGGCTGGCGCAGGAACGAAGGACTGCGCCGCCCGGTCTTCGCCGGGACCCTGAGCGGCCTGAGCGGGCTCTCCCAGGGCCTGGGGCTGGAAGTGGTGCCTTCGGCCATCGGAAGCTGGAAGAGCATTCCCGGTGGAGGCGATCCCACGTCGTATCCTCGCGACGTCTCCTTCGACCTCAACTACAGCGTCACGCCGTCGCTGCGCTCCTCTCTCTCCATCAACACCGACTTCGCCGAGGTGGAGAGCGACCAACGCAGGGTGAACCTGACCCGGTTCCCCCTCAGATTCCCGGAGAGACGCGGGTTCTTTCTGGAAGGTTCCGGCGTGTTCACGTTCGCGCCCAGAAGCGGCCCTTCGCCCTTCTTCTCCCGCAACATAGGTCTCAGACACGGGCAGCAGGTCCCGATTCGCTTCGGCACGCGGGCGACCGGGCAGATAGGCGGCACCGAGGTCGGGTTCTTCCAGGTCGGAACGGGCGACTTGGACTATTTGAGCGACGAGGCGCCGGTCCATGTCGATGCGGAACAGTTCACCGTGGCCCGCCTCCGGCAGCCGTTCTTCGAGCAGTCCACGATCGGGGGCATCTACACGCGCCGGGACCCGGGCGGCGAAGCCGGCGTGGTCGGACACACCGCCGGAGTCGACATCCAGCTCGCGTCGCGCAACTTTCTGGGCGACAACAATGCCGAGATGGAGGCGTTCGTGGTCTGGAATTCAAATCCCGACGCGAGCGTTTCCCGGAGCTTCGGCGATCTCTCGGCCCGCGGCCTCAGGGTCAATTTCCCCAACGACATCTGGTCGGGGCACGTGTCCTACCGCGAGTTCGGCGACGACTACGACCCCACGCTGGGTTTCGTGACCCGCAACAACTTCCGCCGCATCGAACCCAGGATAGGGTGGTCTCCGCGCCCGGAGGCGATTGGCGCCATTCGCAACCTCGGGTTCGACGTGCAGTTCCGCAGCCTTTGGGGGATGGGCGAAGGCGGCGTGCTGGAAGAGCGGCAGTGGGAGTTCGGAGTGGTCGAGTTCAACTTGGAGAGCGGCGACAACATCGACTTCGAGATCACCAACACCTACGAATTCCTCGACTACTCGTTCGACGTCAACGACGGCGTGTCGATCCTGCCCGGCGAGTACGATCTCTGGAGGTACGAGATCGGCGCGCGCACCGCGAGCAGGCGCAAGGTCTCTCTCTTCGGCAACCTGAACTGGGGCGAATTCTGGGACGGCGATCGCTGGGGCGGATTCGCTCGAGTCTCGGTGCGTCCGAATCCGGGCGTCACGGTCGCCACCAACATTCAGTACAACAACGTCACCCTGCCCAGGGGCAGTTTCACCGCGAACGTCTACGAGCTGGAGACCGACCTGAATCCGTCGCCGTGGGTCGCCGTGTCGACGCAACTGCAGTACGACGACGTCTCTCAGCTTGTCGGCCTCTTCGCGCGGCTGCGCTGGATAGTGAAACCCGGAAACGACGTATATCTGGTCTACACCCACAATTGGCAGAACTTGGGCACGGGTGTTCTGAACCACCGGGAGCTGACCACGCTCTCGCGCGGCGCGTCGATCAAGGCGAACTACACCTACCGGTTTTGA
- a CDS encoding ATP-binding cassette domain-containing protein, with protein MAGASKSFTGHTAVSELDLTIPRGGVCGLLGPNGSGKTTTLRMIMGILMPDRGSVSLFGGDPKHTRRKQVGYLPEERGLYPKMKVLEQLTFLAEIRGLSKSEGRARAGRWLERFELAAWADKKAEALSKGMQQKVQFIGTVLHEPELLILDEPFSGLDPINQDALERLVRDFRDQGRTIIFSTHLMHQAESLCDRVCLISSSRKIIDSNLRELKREERKGAVGVEFEGPDHWMGGPEIASVEDMDGWSRLVLRDGADHQPILERAVAAGARILRFELLEPSLHEIFLRYTDDR; from the coding sequence ATGGCGGGAGCCTCCAAGAGCTTCACCGGCCACACGGCGGTGTCGGAGCTCGATCTGACCATTCCGCGCGGCGGAGTGTGCGGACTCCTCGGGCCGAACGGTTCCGGTAAGACCACGACCCTTCGGATGATCATGGGAATTCTCATGCCCGATCGCGGATCGGTCTCGCTCTTCGGGGGCGACCCCAAGCACACGCGCCGCAAGCAGGTGGGGTACCTGCCTGAAGAGCGCGGTCTCTACCCCAAGATGAAGGTCCTCGAACAGCTCACGTTCCTGGCGGAGATACGCGGGCTCTCGAAGTCCGAGGGACGTGCACGCGCCGGACGCTGGCTCGAGCGTTTCGAGCTGGCCGCATGGGCCGACAAGAAGGCCGAGGCCCTGTCCAAGGGAATGCAGCAGAAGGTGCAGTTCATCGGTACCGTGCTTCACGAACCCGAGCTGCTCATTCTCGACGAGCCCTTCAGCGGCCTCGACCCCATAAATCAGGACGCTCTCGAGCGACTGGTACGGGACTTCAGGGATCAGGGCAGGACGATAATCTTCTCGACGCACCTTATGCACCAGGCGGAGAGCCTCTGCGACCGAGTCTGCCTGATTTCAAGCTCTAGAAAGATCATCGACTCGAACCTGCGCGAGCTCAAGCGGGAGGAGCGGAAGGGCGCGGTCGGCGTCGAGTTCGAGGGTCCGGACCATTGGATGGGCGGCCCGGAGATAGCCTCGGTCGAAGACATGGACGGTTGGTCCAGGCTCGTTCTCCGCGACGGGGCCGACCACCAGCCCATTCTGGAGCGCGCGGTCGCCGCCGGAGCACGAATCCTGCGCTTCGAGCTGCTGGAACCCTCGCTCCACGAGATCTTCCTGCGCTACACCGACGACCGGTAA
- a CDS encoding ABC transporter permease — protein sequence MAGDVWTILRREYKQRVKSKAFVLATLGIPLMMIGMMALSVFFAMMAVGDDENRNLIAVVDSSGVLADDLSPRLARIGYSTVDIPLDPPSEVTSALAAADTGTYTGVLIIGSVGPETGSALFHTAEVPSGLRRAAIEGAVVLAALGERGSGSGFGSLAVTVSTTESDDAVAVDEAEAREAVGLGLGFGGGFVLYMAILIYGSAVLRATLEEKQSRIVEVIVASVRPTHLMLGKILGVGSAGLTQLAIWVGSLLAAVALGVGLVQGFLPEEVSQILATFGGQLPGLSILALFLGYFLFGYFIFAGLFAAVGAMCGSEQEAQYATMPVVMLMVAQIMILMPIIQAPNSTLALWASLFPMFSPVLMWARVAAGAAAGWEIALSFALMGMALVGCAWVAGRIYRIGILSTGKRPSIRELARWVIRG from the coding sequence ATGGCAGGTGACGTGTGGACCATACTCCGTCGCGAGTACAAGCAGCGAGTCAAATCCAAGGCCTTCGTGCTGGCGACTCTCGGCATCCCGCTCATGATGATCGGGATGATGGCTCTCTCGGTGTTCTTCGCGATGATGGCGGTAGGAGACGACGAAAACCGGAACCTCATCGCTGTGGTGGACTCTTCCGGCGTCCTGGCCGACGATCTGAGCCCTCGCCTCGCCCGCATCGGCTACTCGACCGTGGATATTCCGCTCGACCCGCCCTCCGAGGTCACCTCCGCGCTCGCCGCCGCCGACACCGGCACCTATACCGGAGTCCTCATCATCGGAAGCGTCGGCCCCGAGACCGGCTCGGCCCTGTTCCATACCGCCGAGGTTCCTTCGGGTCTGCGCAGAGCCGCGATCGAGGGCGCGGTCGTTCTCGCGGCGCTAGGCGAAAGGGGATCCGGATCCGGCTTCGGTTCCCTGGCCGTTACCGTGTCTACGACGGAATCCGACGACGCGGTCGCCGTCGACGAAGCGGAGGCCAGGGAGGCTGTCGGGCTGGGGTTGGGATTCGGAGGGGGATTCGTGCTCTACATGGCCATCCTGATCTACGGATCTGCGGTCCTGCGCGCCACCTTGGAAGAGAAGCAGTCACGCATAGTCGAGGTCATCGTCGCCAGCGTGCGTCCGACTCACCTCATGCTCGGCAAGATCCTGGGAGTGGGGAGCGCCGGTCTGACCCAACTCGCCATTTGGGTCGGAAGCCTTCTGGCGGCCGTGGCGCTCGGCGTCGGTCTGGTTCAGGGGTTCTTGCCCGAAGAAGTGAGCCAGATCCTAGCCACCTTCGGCGGTCAACTTCCGGGGCTCTCCATCCTGGCGCTGTTCCTCGGCTATTTCCTCTTCGGCTACTTCATCTTCGCCGGGCTTTTCGCGGCGGTCGGGGCCATGTGCGGATCCGAGCAGGAAGCGCAATACGCGACGATGCCCGTGGTCATGCTGATGGTCGCCCAGATCATGATTCTGATGCCGATCATCCAGGCGCCGAACTCGACCTTGGCGCTATGGGCCTCGCTCTTCCCCATGTTCTCGCCGGTGCTCATGTGGGCGAGGGTGGCCGCAGGCGCGGCAGCGGGTTGGGAGATCGCGTTGTCTTTCGCTCTGATGGGGATGGCGCTCGTGGGCTGCGCCTGGGTCGCCGGTCGCATTTATCGAATCGGCATCCTCTCGACCGGCAAACGTCCGTCGATCAGGGAGCTGGCGAGGTGGGTGATCCGTGGATAG
- a CDS encoding cytochrome c3 family protein: protein MTRHWLFVGLSCAAALVTLAFIQVEQDAEHEEEEAAESVQPIAFPHDQHSGSEPGQNRMDCQYCHFSAERSVDAGIPSVASCWGCHQAIPGTDARAEVAKIGEYVRSGEPIPWVRIYKVSDHVRFPHMRHVNAGLTCQECHGEVQETGVIEEPSPVWGGDNMGWCVSCHRKPDENGEQQASTDCAVCHY from the coding sequence ATGACACGGCACTGGTTATTCGTCGGACTGAGCTGCGCGGCCGCCCTCGTGACGCTCGCCTTCATACAGGTCGAGCAGGATGCGGAACACGAGGAGGAGGAGGCGGCGGAGTCGGTCCAGCCCATCGCCTTCCCGCACGATCAGCATTCCGGAAGCGAGCCCGGTCAGAACCGAATGGACTGCCAGTACTGTCACTTTTCGGCGGAGCGCTCGGTGGACGCCGGAATCCCTTCTGTCGCTTCTTGCTGGGGTTGTCATCAGGCGATTCCCGGCACCGACGCCCGGGCGGAGGTGGCCAAGATCGGGGAGTATGTGCGGTCCGGGGAGCCGATCCCGTGGGTGCGCATCTACAAGGTCTCCGATCACGTGCGTTTCCCGCACATGCGACACGTCAACGCGGGCCTGACCTGTCAGGAGTGTCACGGCGAGGTTCAGGAGACGGGCGTCATCGAAGAGCCGTCGCCGGTCTGGGGAGGCGACAACATGGGGTGGTGCGTGAGCTGCCACCGTAAACCCGACGAGAACGGCGAGCAGCAGGCTTCCACCGACTGTGCCGTCTGCCACTACTAA
- a CDS encoding 4Fe-4S dicluster domain-containing protein, with protein MAAGMERRDFLKVVGVGGAGATVAGCSTGEVEKLLPYVTHPEEITPGVATWYTTACGGCEAGCGMWARTREGRAVKLEGNPNHPVSQGALCSVGHASLQHLYNPDRHPGPLVREGDRVRSGGWDEAERFLASKIGPETRVLLLTGRCGPTLDRLFDEFTAAVNGTRVRYLPGSNSPALAAAAIVYGADAPSLGDIGAARTLISFGDDFTEGTGSVEGGRGLARSNALAPDGSKGRFVYVGPRLSATGMNADEWVPVRPGTEALLALGMASAIATDPEVAGSWAPLLRQHTPATTAAATGVEEADIRELAHRFASEGPSLALGPGAGGSHRRATQAHVAVALLNHVAGAAGGTVRVGAGPNPTGSYGEMADAVEAMAAGAVDVVLVHGINPVYEMPRSSGFREAFEQVPFKASFAQARDETSALADLVLPDRHFLESWGDTNPRAGIRALQQPVMQPVPHFDSKQTGDVLLSVAAHLGSDPGASTFFDYLREAYRAEAGEGDFDARWREYLRSGVVEIGADPDPEDTADSAAAPALMPMGAVDFTPARFDEGGDLTLLVHPSPRLGSGEHANQPWLQELPDPASKITWHSWLEINPHTAEERGLRDGDIVSVASAHGTVEVPVWLYPGIREDAVALALGGGHTAMGRWADGNGVNALDLLPSDTDELSGAFAATSVTVTVTPTGSRRALATVSGSDDDFDRPIAPAVALADLGHAEEHEDDHHGELDELQGLGGFVPVPAEDGAPTAFPLEGSRHGPYENSHESEPRWAMAIDLDKCTGCSACVTACQAENNVPWVGEEQLLGGREMSWIRLERYYKQVDATRAGPLDVRFLPMLCQHCGNAPCEPVCPVYATYHTPDGLNAQIYNRCVGTRYCANNCPYKVRVFNWLRYADGVPEPMNWQWNPDVTVRGNGVMEKCSFCVQRIREAENRAALEEGRPVRDGEVVPACQQSCAAEAIVFGNIRDPESRVARVTDDERTYRVLDEFINTQPAVSYLKKVTHHAASSGAGHAP; from the coding sequence ATGGCCGCCGGCATGGAACGGAGGGATTTTCTCAAAGTGGTCGGGGTTGGCGGCGCGGGCGCGACCGTCGCCGGCTGCTCGACGGGAGAGGTGGAAAAGCTTCTCCCCTACGTCACCCACCCGGAAGAGATCACTCCGGGCGTGGCGACCTGGTACACCACGGCTTGCGGCGGCTGCGAAGCCGGCTGCGGCATGTGGGCTCGGACCCGCGAGGGCAGGGCGGTCAAGCTGGAAGGCAACCCCAACCACCCCGTGTCGCAGGGTGCGCTCTGCTCGGTGGGTCACGCCAGCCTTCAGCACCTCTACAACCCAGACCGTCATCCCGGGCCGCTCGTGCGCGAGGGCGACCGCGTTCGCAGCGGGGGGTGGGACGAAGCCGAGCGCTTTCTGGCCTCCAAGATCGGTCCCGAGACCAGGGTCCTCCTCCTTACGGGACGGTGTGGCCCGACGCTCGACCGTCTCTTCGACGAGTTCACGGCCGCGGTGAACGGCACCCGGGTCAGGTACCTGCCCGGCTCCAACTCGCCCGCCCTGGCGGCCGCCGCCATCGTCTACGGGGCCGACGCACCGTCCCTCGGCGACATCGGCGCGGCCCGCACGCTCATCTCCTTCGGAGACGATTTCACCGAAGGCACGGGATCGGTCGAAGGCGGCAGGGGCCTCGCCCGCTCGAACGCTCTTGCCCCCGACGGGAGCAAGGGCCGTTTCGTCTACGTAGGCCCCCGGCTCTCGGCCACGGGCATGAACGCCGACGAGTGGGTACCGGTCCGGCCGGGCACCGAGGCGCTGCTCGCGCTGGGCATGGCGTCGGCCATCGCGACCGATCCCGAGGTGGCTGGGTCTTGGGCTCCGCTTCTCCGGCAGCACACTCCCGCGACGACGGCTGCGGCCACCGGCGTAGAGGAAGCCGACATCCGCGAGCTCGCGCACCGCTTCGCCTCGGAGGGGCCGAGCCTCGCGCTGGGACCGGGGGCGGGCGGTTCGCACCGACGCGCCACCCAGGCCCATGTGGCCGTGGCGCTCCTGAATCACGTCGCGGGCGCCGCAGGCGGCACGGTCAGGGTCGGCGCGGGTCCCAACCCCACGGGCAGCTACGGGGAAATGGCCGACGCGGTGGAGGCCATGGCCGCAGGTGCGGTAGACGTGGTGCTCGTGCACGGCATCAATCCCGTCTACGAAATGCCCCGAAGTTCCGGCTTCAGAGAGGCGTTCGAGCAGGTACCCTTCAAAGCGTCCTTCGCCCAAGCTCGAGACGAGACTTCCGCGCTCGCCGATCTGGTACTTCCCGACCGCCATTTCCTCGAGTCGTGGGGCGATACGAACCCGCGGGCGGGAATCAGGGCGCTCCAACAGCCGGTCATGCAGCCGGTCCCGCACTTCGACTCGAAACAGACCGGCGACGTCCTGCTCTCGGTCGCCGCGCATCTCGGTAGCGATCCGGGCGCGAGCACGTTTTTCGACTACCTGCGCGAGGCCTACCGAGCCGAAGCCGGTGAAGGCGACTTCGACGCCAGGTGGCGCGAGTACCTCCGTAGCGGCGTGGTCGAGATCGGTGCCGATCCCGATCCCGAGGATACGGCGGACTCCGCAGCGGCTCCCGCCCTGATGCCGATGGGCGCCGTCGACTTCACCCCGGCCCGGTTCGACGAGGGCGGCGATCTTACTCTGCTGGTACATCCGTCGCCGCGTCTGGGATCGGGCGAGCATGCCAACCAACCCTGGCTCCAGGAGCTGCCCGACCCGGCCTCGAAGATCACCTGGCACTCGTGGCTCGAGATCAATCCGCACACCGCCGAGGAGCGCGGACTCCGAGACGGCGACATCGTATCGGTCGCGTCGGCGCACGGGACAGTCGAAGTACCTGTGTGGCTTTATCCGGGCATCCGTGAAGACGCCGTGGCGCTCGCGCTCGGCGGCGGCCACACCGCCATGGGGCGCTGGGCCGACGGCAACGGCGTGAACGCCCTCGACCTACTCCCTTCGGACACGGACGAGCTCTCCGGGGCCTTCGCGGCGACGTCGGTCACGGTCACGGTCACGCCCACCGGCTCGCGGCGGGCTCTGGCCACGGTCTCCGGCTCCGACGACGACTTCGACCGTCCCATCGCCCCGGCCGTCGCCTTGGCCGATCTCGGCCACGCCGAAGAACACGAGGACGACCACCACGGCGAGCTCGACGAGCTTCAGGGGCTGGGCGGCTTCGTTCCGGTGCCCGCCGAAGACGGCGCGCCCACCGCGTTCCCGCTGGAGGGCTCCCGGCACGGACCTTACGAGAACTCGCACGAGAGCGAGCCGCGTTGGGCGATGGCGATCGACCTCGACAAGTGCACGGGTTGCAGCGCCTGCGTCACGGCCTGCCAGGCCGAGAACAACGTGCCTTGGGTCGGCGAGGAACAGCTTCTGGGTGGGCGCGAGATGAGCTGGATCCGGTTGGAGCGCTACTACAAGCAGGTGGACGCGACGCGGGCGGGTCCGCTCGACGTGCGCTTCCTGCCCATGCTCTGCCAGCACTGCGGCAACGCGCCCTGCGAGCCCGTCTGCCCGGTGTACGCGACCTATCACACCCCCGACGGCCTAAACGCTCAGATCTACAACCGTTGCGTGGGCACCCGCTACTGCGCCAACAACTGCCCTTACAAGGTGCGGGTCTTCAACTGGCTCCGCTACGCGGACGGCGTTCCCGAGCCTATGAACTGGCAGTGGAACCCCGACGTCACCGTGCGCGGCAACGGCGTCATGGAGAAGTGCTCCTTCTGCGTCCAGCGCATCCGTGAGGCCGAGAACCGGGCCGCGCTCGAAGAAGGGCGTCCGGTCAGGGACGGCGAAGTCGTGCCCGCCTGTCAGCAGAGCTGCGCGGCGGAGGCCATCGTGTTCGGCAACATCCGCGATCCCGAATCGCGGGTCGCGAGGGTCACCGACGACGAGCGCACGTATCGGGTTCTCGACGAGTTCATCAACACCCAACCTGCGGTGAGCTATCTGAAGAAGGTCACGCACCACGCGGCCTCCTCCGGGGCGGGTCACGCACCGTGA